The following coding sequences lie in one Euhalothece natronophila Z-M001 genomic window:
- a CDS encoding L-threonylcarbamoyladenylate synthase, whose amino-acid sequence MPKTTVVQKSANIVSEIIERLNAGDPIILHTDTTYALIANAYNEEAIHYIFDIKKGTTPQPMALFTRDDHAPEFFKVDHYFKQFLSHFPYPVTLIVKPNENVPAAVSNGFKNIFAVCPDQFVYDLIGEAPFPIAATAASFFGGTRATTVELALRFFDGKIPYAVDGGTTKHKGSGTLIDLTVARPAMLTYGAVSYHDVIKLIPDLELPSHMRK is encoded by the coding sequence ATGCCAAAAACAACTGTTGTTCAAAAAAGTGCCAATATTGTTTCTGAAATCATTGAACGTCTCAACGCAGGTGATCCAATTATTCTTCATACGGATACCACGTATGCCTTAATTGCCAATGCTTATAATGAAGAGGCAATTCACTATATTTTTGATATTAAAAAAGGAACAACTCCTCAACCAATGGCGTTGTTTACTCGGGACGATCATGCCCCAGAGTTTTTTAAGGTTGATCATTATTTTAAGCAGTTTTTATCTCATTTCCCCTATCCTGTAACATTAATTGTTAAGCCCAATGAAAATGTACCAGCAGCGGTTAGTAATGGGTTTAAAAATATTTTTGCGGTTTGTCCTGATCAATTTGTTTATGATCTAATTGGGGAAGCCCCTTTTCCTATTGCCGCTACAGCAGCGAGTTTTTTCGGTGGCACTCGCGCAACAACAGTGGAGTTAGCGTTAAGATTTTTTGATGGCAAAATTCCTTATGCTGTAGATGGAGGAACAACCAAACATAAAGGCAGTGGAACATTAATTGATTTAACTGTTGCCCGTCCAGCCATGCTAACTTATGGAGCGGTTTCCTATCATGATGTAATCAAACTTATTCCTGATTTAGAGTTACCATCTCACATGAGAAAGTAA
- a CDS encoding LL-diaminopimelate aminotransferase, whose product MKFAQRLQPLRRNVFADMDAAKARAKAAGKEVIDLSLGSSDLPAADHVLEAIKASLDDPNTHGYALFHSTQPFRQAVARWFERKYGVRIDPETEVLTLIGCQEGTAHLPLALMDPGEIALLQDPSYPSHSGGIHLAGGEIYWLPTLAENNFLPVFADIPAEVREKAQMMVLSYPHNPTTALAPLSFFEEAVQFCQENAIALVHDFPYGDMVFSGSPPAPSVLQADRNKDISIEFFTFSKSYNMGGFRIAFAVGNADLILALRQVKSVIDFNQYRGILKGAIAALEGDQSSIQKTVDTFEHRRDILVKALRNIGWDVPTPNATLYLWSKIPEAWQGNSMDFCTQLVEATGVALAPGSGFGKSGEGYVRIALVRDAAKLEEAAQKIGNFLK is encoded by the coding sequence ATGAAATTTGCTCAACGTCTCCAACCTCTACGCCGCAATGTCTTTGCTGATATGGATGCGGCAAAAGCAAGGGCAAAAGCGGCAGGAAAAGAAGTGATTGATCTCTCCCTCGGATCGTCGGATTTACCAGCAGCGGATCATGTCTTAGAGGCAATTAAAGCGTCTCTTGATGATCCCAATACTCATGGTTATGCCCTTTTTCATAGTACCCAACCCTTTCGTCAGGCAGTGGCAAGGTGGTTTGAGCGTAAATATGGGGTTAGGATTGACCCAGAAACGGAGGTGTTAACCCTAATTGGTTGTCAGGAGGGAACGGCGCATCTTCCTCTAGCGTTAATGGATCCTGGGGAGATCGCGCTATTACAAGATCCCAGTTATCCCTCCCATTCTGGGGGCATTCATTTGGCAGGTGGGGAGATTTATTGGCTACCAACGTTGGCGGAAAATAATTTTCTGCCTGTGTTTGCTGATATTCCTGCTGAGGTGCGAGAAAAAGCCCAGATGATGGTGCTAAGTTATCCTCATAACCCCACTACTGCTTTAGCGCCATTGTCTTTCTTTGAGGAGGCGGTGCAGTTTTGTCAGGAAAACGCGATCGCGCTCGTACATGATTTTCCCTATGGCGATATGGTGTTTTCAGGTTCACCGCCAGCCCCTTCGGTTTTACAAGCTGATCGGAATAAGGACATTTCTATTGAGTTTTTTACCTTTTCTAAATCCTATAATATGGGAGGCTTTCGTATTGCCTTTGCAGTGGGAAATGCTGATTTAATTTTAGCCCTACGACAGGTGAAGTCTGTTATTGATTTTAATCAGTATCGGGGAATTCTTAAGGGCGCGATCGCGGCGTTAGAGGGAGATCAAAGTAGTATTCAAAAAACGGTTGATACTTTTGAACATCGCCGTGATATTCTTGTTAAAGCTCTCAGAAACATTGGTTGGGACGTTCCTACCCCCAATGCGACTCTATATCTCTGGTCAAAAATTCCTGAGGCTTGGCAAGGCAATTCTATGGATTTCTGCACCCAATTAGTCGAAGCAACGGGAGTTGCCCTTGCACCGGGTTCTGGGTTTGGCAAGTCTGGAGAAGGCTATGTTCGTATCGCTTTAGTCCGTGATGCTGCTAAACTTGAAGAAGCTGCTCAGAAAATCGGTAACTTTCTCAAGTAA
- a CDS encoding thioredoxin family protein — protein MSNLTTTTDSEVTQEISQANQPVLLYFWASWCGPCRLVSPAVEAVADECADQVKVLKMEVDPNPEAVKTYQVEGVPALRLIQNDQVQWSHEGAITKDKLKANIEQFLS, from the coding sequence ATGAGCAATTTAACGACTACCACAGACTCGGAAGTAACTCAAGAAATTTCTCAGGCAAATCAACCTGTGTTGCTATATTTTTGGGCTTCTTGGTGTGGCCCGTGTCGCTTAGTGTCTCCTGCTGTGGAGGCAGTGGCGGACGAATGTGCGGATCAAGTCAAAGTATTAAAAATGGAGGTTGATCCTAATCCCGAAGCGGTAAAAACCTATCAAGTAGAAGGTGTGCCAGCATTAAGATTAATTCAAAATGATCAGGTGCAATGGTCTCATGAAGGCGCAATCACTAAGGATAAGTTAAAGGCAAATATTGAGCAATTTCTGTCTTAA
- a CDS encoding PspA/IM30 family protein, with amino-acid sequence MGLFDRIGRVVRSNINDLVSKAEDPEKMLEQAIIDMNEDLVQLRQAVAKAIAAEKRSRKQYEEQESEANKWQQRAQLALSKGDEDLARQALQRKKSAADAAAALKPQVDQQKSQVDTLKKSLIALESKISEAKTKKEMLGARMKAAKANQQLQEQVGNLSNSNAMSAFERMEEKVTEMEATGQAAAELAGEGGGIEDQFAQLESGSDVDDELAAMKAQLSGSSQNQQALPESEQPSTSEASTESQTANQDAASDSEMDAELEALRKQLDG; translated from the coding sequence ATGGGACTATTTGATCGCATCGGTCGGGTTGTACGCTCTAATATCAATGATCTCGTTAGTAAAGCAGAAGACCCCGAAAAAATGCTGGAGCAAGCAATCATTGATATGAATGAGGACTTGGTGCAGTTACGCCAAGCTGTTGCTAAGGCGATCGCCGCCGAAAAAAGAAGTCGTAAACAATACGAAGAGCAAGAATCAGAAGCCAATAAATGGCAACAACGGGCTCAATTGGCTCTAAGTAAAGGGGATGAAGATCTGGCTCGTCAGGCTTTACAACGGAAAAAATCCGCAGCCGATGCCGCCGCAGCTCTCAAACCCCAAGTTGATCAACAAAAAAGCCAAGTTGATACGCTCAAAAAGTCTTTAATTGCCCTAGAAAGTAAAATTTCTGAAGCGAAGACTAAGAAAGAAATGCTTGGCGCAAGGATGAAAGCCGCCAAAGCCAATCAGCAATTACAAGAACAGGTTGGCAATCTCAGTAATAGCAATGCCATGAGTGCCTTTGAGCGCATGGAAGAAAAAGTCACGGAAATGGAAGCCACTGGACAAGCTGCTGCTGAATTAGCTGGTGAAGGCGGTGGTATTGAGGATCAGTTTGCTCAACTTGAGTCAGGAAGTGATGTTGATGATGAATTAGCGGCAATGAAAGCACAACTTTCGGGTTCCTCTCAAAATCAACAGGCGTTACCAGAAAGTGAACAACCTAGTACCAGTGAAGCCTCCACGGAAAGTCAGACTGCCAATCAAGACGCTGCCAGTGATAGTGAAATGGATGCGGAGTTAGAGGCGTTACGGAAACAATTAGATGGTTAA
- a CDS encoding sodium:solute symporter family protein, which produces MELFDWLIVLGYLIFALLVGLAVSKRGSSSLLDFFVSGRSLPWWLAGTSMAATTFSIDTPLYIAGVVGTRGIAGNWEWWNFGIAHLILIYIFARLWRRSEIVTDAELTELRYGGRMAAVLRGTKAFLFAVPINCIAIGYAMLAMVKVIDALELWQSLGFEPGDNLKLVSVIGVSIFVLLYSGLSGLWGVVATDFFQFFLGLFGAIVVAVVAVNHVGGMHELVPAVQEATREDILVFFPFTADLRWSDTAGISLTTFSAYLFVQWWSFRRSDGGGEFVQRLAAAKDEGEAEKAVWFFNILHYLIRTWPWVVVALVAMVVYPDLDDPELGYPRLMLDFLPTGMLGLVVASLVAAFMSTVSTSINWGASYLTNDLYQRFMRPNATQAELVLMGRVASVIVTVLGAIAAFFADDVATVFRLVIAIGTGPGLVLVLRWFWWRINAAAELAAMVAGFIIGLITSLTENEIVEDFGVRLIVISVLTAIIWITAMLATPPESDETLDEFYRRVRPSGWGWRRQEARTGIPPGQDLQKDILRVLAAIFLLFGLMLAVGGFLLLQPLTGWISLIIAVIGGFWLRALNKRKIKPMPRPGLDDD; this is translated from the coding sequence ATGGAACTTTTTGACTGGCTAATTGTACTCGGTTATCTCATTTTTGCTTTGCTTGTGGGTTTGGCAGTTTCTAAACGTGGTTCTAGCAGTTTACTAGACTTTTTTGTGTCTGGGCGTTCTCTTCCGTGGTGGCTAGCTGGAACTAGTATGGCAGCGACTACCTTTTCCATTGATACGCCCCTTTATATTGCTGGTGTTGTCGGAACAAGAGGCATTGCTGGCAATTGGGAATGGTGGAATTTTGGCATTGCTCACTTAATTTTGATTTACATTTTTGCCCGTTTGTGGCGAAGATCAGAAATTGTGACGGATGCCGAGTTAACAGAGTTGCGATATGGGGGACGTATGGCAGCTGTTTTACGGGGGACTAAGGCTTTTTTATTTGCGGTTCCCATTAATTGTATTGCTATTGGTTATGCCATGTTAGCCATGGTAAAGGTGATTGATGCTTTAGAGTTATGGCAAAGTTTAGGCTTTGAACCGGGGGATAATTTAAAGTTAGTCAGTGTAATTGGGGTGAGTATTTTTGTTCTCCTTTATTCAGGCTTATCAGGGTTATGGGGGGTTGTTGCTACTGACTTTTTTCAGTTTTTCTTAGGCTTATTTGGGGCAATTGTCGTGGCGGTAGTTGCTGTTAATCATGTAGGAGGAATGCACGAATTAGTACCAGCAGTGCAAGAAGCCACTCGTGAAGATATTTTAGTCTTCTTTCCTTTCACGGCTGATTTACGTTGGAGTGATACCGCAGGGATTAGTTTAACCACGTTTTCTGCTTATTTATTCGTGCAGTGGTGGTCGTTTCGTCGCAGTGATGGCGGTGGGGAGTTTGTGCAACGGTTAGCAGCTGCGAAAGATGAGGGAGAAGCAGAAAAGGCAGTTTGGTTTTTTAATATTCTCCATTATCTTATTCGTACTTGGCCCTGGGTGGTAGTGGCGTTAGTTGCCATGGTGGTTTATCCCGATTTAGATGATCCAGAGTTAGGGTATCCGCGATTAATGTTAGATTTTCTTCCCACTGGAATGTTGGGGTTAGTGGTGGCTTCTCTGGTGGCGGCATTTATGAGTACCGTTTCTACCTCGATTAATTGGGGGGCTTCTTATCTGACTAATGACTTATATCAGCGTTTTATGCGCCCTAATGCCACGCAAGCAGAATTAGTGTTAATGGGACGGGTGGCTTCTGTGATTGTAACCGTATTAGGCGCGATCGCAGCCTTTTTTGCGGATGATGTAGCAACAGTATTTCGTCTGGTTATTGCCATTGGCACTGGCCCCGGGTTAGTCTTAGTTTTACGCTGGTTTTGGTGGCGAATTAATGCGGCGGCGGAGTTAGCTGCCATGGTTGCTGGGTTTATTATTGGCTTAATTACCAGTCTCACTGAAAATGAAATTGTTGAGGATTTTGGAGTCAGATTAATTGTTATCTCGGTTTTAACAGCAATTATTTGGATAACTGCGATGTTAGCCACACCCCCTGAGTCTGATGAAACCCTTGATGAATTTTACCGCCGCGTTCGTCCTAGTGGTTGGGGATGGCGCAGACAAGAAGCACGAACAGGCATTCCCCCTGGACAAGATTTACAGAAAGATATCTTAAGAGTCTTAGCGGCAATTTTCTTACTATTTGGGCTAATGTTAGCCGTGGGCGGCTTCTTATTATTACAACCGCTAACAGGATGGATATCGCTAATTATTGCCGTAATTGGTGGCTTCTGGTTAAGAGCTTTAAATAAGCGTAAAATTAAACCAATGCCTCGACCCGGATTAGATGATGATTAG
- a CDS encoding geranylgeranyl reductase family protein, whose translation MSKLYDCIIVGSGPAGASAAYHLAKRGRSVLILEKETLPRYKPCGGGVAPIIQDWFDFDFSPAISLKVSLNHYTWNKGDPFEAELNLKEPIWMVRRDVFDYFIVQQSQKQGAQLQENTLVKGVELETDKIIIKTDQGDYTGQYLIAADGGRGPLANWLGFKKRKRILAGALETEVPINHQISPKVYFEFGLVKSGYLWNFPKADGYSIGIGAFHDRGSQNLKEILADYAQLFAVDLSEVKHYGHPISLWNGNQKLHSDRAILAGEAACVVDPFTAEGIRPSIFSGIKAAEAMDKALEGDSKALENYSRTIAEEWGKEMIWAQRLGKLFYRFPAWGYQVGVKRESATNILAKVLTGELRYSQVAQRGIKRLAGVK comes from the coding sequence ATGAGTAAGCTATACGACTGTATTATTGTGGGATCGGGACCGGCTGGAGCAAGTGCCGCTTATCATTTGGCTAAACGAGGACGATCTGTTTTAATCTTAGAAAAAGAGACACTTCCTCGTTATAAACCTTGTGGCGGTGGTGTCGCCCCAATTATTCAAGATTGGTTTGATTTTGACTTTTCTCCTGCTATTTCTTTAAAAGTATCTCTAAATCACTATACATGGAATAAAGGCGATCCCTTTGAAGCTGAGTTAAACCTTAAAGAACCGATTTGGATGGTAAGGCGAGATGTTTTTGATTACTTTATTGTCCAACAAAGCCAGAAACAAGGGGCGCAGTTACAAGAAAATACTTTAGTGAAAGGAGTAGAATTAGAAACCGATAAAATTATTATTAAAACCGATCAAGGTGATTACACAGGACAATATTTAATTGCTGCTGATGGCGGAAGAGGTCCCTTAGCAAATTGGTTAGGATTTAAAAAGCGCAAACGAATTTTAGCAGGGGCCTTAGAAACAGAAGTTCCGATTAATCATCAAATTTCTCCTAAAGTTTACTTTGAGTTTGGACTGGTTAAGTCTGGTTATTTATGGAATTTCCCGAAAGCGGATGGTTATTCTATTGGAATTGGGGCATTTCATGATCGCGGTTCTCAAAATTTAAAGGAAATTCTTGCCGATTATGCACAACTATTTGCTGTGGATTTAAGTGAGGTTAAACATTACGGACATCCTATTAGTCTTTGGAATGGGAATCAAAAATTACACAGCGATCGCGCTATTCTTGCAGGAGAAGCCGCTTGTGTCGTTGATCCTTTTACTGCTGAAGGAATTCGCCCCTCCATATTTAGTGGGATTAAAGCCGCCGAAGCCATGGATAAAGCCCTAGAGGGAGACAGTAAGGCTTTAGAAAACTATTCTCGCACTATAGCTGAAGAATGGGGAAAAGAGATGATTTGGGCGCAACGATTAGGGAAATTATTTTATCGCTTTCCAGCTTGGGGGTATCAAGTGGGCGTTAAACGAGAAAGTGCAACCAATATTTTGGCTAAAGTACTCACAGGAGAATTGCGCTATTCTCAAGTTGCTCAACGCGGAATTAAGCGATTAGCAGGGGTTAAATGA
- a CDS encoding Uma2 family endonuclease: MTTTSSKPITLEEFLQLPETKPASEFIAGEIIQKPMPKGRHSRLQGKLSHEINLVTEDKKIAYAFPELRCTFANRSIVPDIAVFRWQNIPFLSDGQVPDRFSLPPNWVIEVLSPEQKSNQVIAKIVSCLENGSELGWLIDPDDESVLVFWRDRAPSVRQENDVLPVLAEIELELTANQLFSWLKMGN, encoded by the coding sequence ATGACCACTACCTCCTCTAAACCTATTACCTTAGAAGAATTCCTACAACTTCCCGAAACCAAACCCGCAAGCGAATTCATCGCTGGGGAAATTATTCAAAAACCGATGCCGAAAGGAAGACATAGTCGTTTGCAAGGAAAACTGAGTCATGAAATTAACCTCGTCACTGAAGATAAAAAGATTGCTTATGCATTTCCTGAACTGAGATGCACTTTTGCCAATCGTTCCATTGTTCCTGATATTGCTGTCTTCCGATGGCAAAATATTCCTTTTCTCTCTGATGGACAAGTTCCAGATCGATTTTCTCTTCCTCCTAACTGGGTGATTGAGGTTTTATCCCCAGAACAAAAATCCAACCAAGTCATTGCTAAAATTGTCTCCTGTCTTGAAAATGGCAGTGAATTAGGTTGGTTAATTGATCCTGATGATGAGAGTGTTTTAGTCTTTTGGCGCGATCGCGCTCCCTCCGTGCGACAAGAAAACGACGTGCTTCCTGTCTTAGCAGAAATAGAATTAGAACTAACGGCTAATCAACTCTTTAGCTGGCTGAAAATGGGAAATTAA
- a CDS encoding YdcF family protein, with translation MDTNRLHSDDRATDTVTNFTTMVEPLKENDIHHVYLITSDYHMRRSRVIGTVVFGSQSAISAMTATT, from the coding sequence ATTGATACCAACCGTCTCCACTCTGACGATCGCGCTACTGATACTGTCACTAACTTCACTACCATGGTGGAACCCCTCAAAGAAAATGACATCCACCATGTTTACTTAATCACTTCTGACTATCACATGAGACGTTCCCGCGTGATCGGAACCGTTGTTTTCGGCAGTCAAAGTGCAATTTCTGCCATGACAGCCACCACCTAA
- a CDS encoding MraY family glycosyltransferase produces MVLISLCLLSFLLSLTTVALIKQRFSQLLLDIPNARSSHTQPTPRGGGLGFILAFAIISAIALLLSFNQPTFLLGLTQQQWLGIWLVLTPLTIVGLIDDRQGVKARIRYLVQLISGAIAVSVFGSFPQPWLTPWGNLGVILALTLTLIGFTAFINFYNFMDGLDGLVAGVSATQMAFLAIYLDQPFLWLLVAALIGFLWWNWSPATIFMGDAGSTILGSAIALSLLIPDVPTTQAWSAVAITLPLVGDAIYTLVRRLLRRENIFQAHRSHLYQRLQKQGWSHQQVALSYIIITAISGICISFLGLFGAGITLLLVASAIAIGETILIRQTSYSN; encoded by the coding sequence ATGGTTTTAATTTCTCTCTGTCTTCTTAGTTTTTTGCTGAGTTTAACTACTGTTGCCCTCATTAAACAACGTTTTAGCCAACTATTATTAGATATCCCTAATGCTCGTAGTTCTCATACCCAACCAACTCCCCGTGGTGGCGGGCTAGGCTTTATCCTTGCTTTTGCTATTATTAGCGCGATCGCGCTTTTGTTATCTTTTAATCAACCAACTTTCCTTTTAGGCTTAACTCAGCAACAGTGGCTAGGAATATGGCTAGTTCTAACCCCCTTAACGATCGTCGGTTTGATTGATGATCGCCAAGGCGTAAAAGCCAGGATTCGCTATCTGGTACAACTAATCTCAGGCGCGATCGCTGTTTCTGTATTTGGTTCTTTTCCCCAACCTTGGCTTACCCCATGGGGCAATCTAGGTGTTATACTTGCCTTAACTCTTACTCTCATTGGTTTCACTGCCTTCATCAACTTCTACAATTTTATGGATGGGTTAGATGGCTTAGTTGCTGGAGTCAGTGCTACTCAAATGGCGTTTCTCGCTATTTATCTGGATCAACCATTTTTATGGCTGTTAGTGGCTGCTTTAATTGGCTTTTTATGGTGGAATTGGTCACCAGCGACAATTTTTATGGGTGATGCTGGTAGTACTATTTTAGGAAGCGCGATCGCGCTATCACTGCTCATTCCCGATGTTCCCACCACCCAAGCATGGTCAGCTGTCGCTATTACCCTTCCCCTTGTTGGTGATGCCATTTACACTCTAGTGCGTCGTCTCCTTCGTCGAGAAAACATCTTTCAAGCCCACCGCAGTCACCTCTATCAACGCTTACAAAAACAAGGCTGGTCTCATCAACAAGTTGCCCTTTCTTATATCATTATTACCGCTATTAGTGGAATTTGTATCAGTTTTTTGGGACTTTTCGGTGCAGGAATTACCTTATTATTAGTAGCTAGCGCGATCGCGATCGGGGAAACGATTCTAATTCGTCAAACAAGTTACTCTAATTAA
- a CDS encoding NAD-dependent epimerase/dehydratase family protein, translated as MKSILITGATGFIGSHLLPQLEQNNFSLKITTRQSSPQTSQHVTPIQINNIDETTDWSKALIGVDCVIHLAARAHILQDTSTDPETAFYQTNTAATANLVKPAIAQGVKHFIFMSSIGAMATTSEQILTETFPCQPDTPYGRSKLKAEQALKELCENSTMTWTILRPPLIYGPNNPGNMERLLKLVKTGLPLPLGGINNHRSLLYVGNLVNAITTCISHPKAKNQTFLISDGEDLSTPSLINQLGKAMGKSPMLIPITPQFLTVIAKPLGKEDTIKRLAGSLTVDNNKIRTTLDWNPPFSVTEGLQHTVDWFIKSKP; from the coding sequence ATGAAATCTATTTTAATAACAGGGGCTACAGGCTTTATTGGCAGCCACTTACTTCCACAGCTAGAACAAAATAACTTCTCCCTCAAAATAACCACTCGCCAAAGCTCACCTCAAACTTCCCAACATGTAACCCCCATCCAAATTAATAACATAGACGAAACCACAGACTGGAGTAAAGCCTTAATAGGAGTTGATTGCGTTATTCACCTTGCTGCCCGCGCTCATATCCTCCAAGACACCTCCACTGATCCTGAAACAGCATTTTATCAAACTAATACTGCAGCCACTGCTAACTTAGTCAAACCAGCGATCGCGCAGGGAGTAAAACACTTCATATTCATGAGTTCTATTGGCGCAATGGCAACAACAAGTGAACAAATACTAACCGAAACCTTTCCTTGTCAACCCGACACCCCTTATGGTCGTAGTAAGCTAAAAGCAGAACAAGCCCTCAAGGAACTATGTGAAAATAGTACCATGACTTGGACCATTTTACGTCCGCCGTTAATTTACGGTCCCAATAATCCTGGAAATATGGAACGCTTGCTAAAACTAGTGAAAACAGGCTTACCTTTACCCCTTGGAGGAATTAATAATCATCGTAGCCTCCTTTATGTTGGTAACTTAGTTAACGCCATAACCACCTGCATTTCCCATCCCAAGGCGAAAAACCAAACCTTCCTGATTAGTGATGGAGAAGACTTATCAACCCCTAGTTTAATCAACCAACTCGGTAAAGCCATGGGAAAATCTCCCATGTTAATTCCCATTACCCCTCAATTCCTAACTGTGATCGCTAAACCACTAGGCAAAGAAGACACAATTAAACGTTTAGCAGGCTCTCTTACCGTTGATAACAACAAAATTAGAACCACCCTTGATTGGAACCCCCCATTTTCAGTAACTGAAGGCTTACAACATACCGTGGATTGGTTTATTAAGAGCAAACCTTAG
- a CDS encoding glycosyltransferase family 4 protein, translated as MKLLFIVTRTDTFGGSLIHVRDTTYYLKKQGEEVQVITGKKGIYNQVLEQYDIPNVACKSLVQPIKPYQDGKTLAELKQLIQHYNPDLVSTHSSKAGILGRIACKLNNIPCLFTAHGWAFTKGVPQPKRSIYRTLEVMAAPLADRIICVSEQDRQIGIASGMNPKKLTTVHNGMPDISPNLKADPSQSNPVSIIMVARFDQQKDHSTLLKAIKNIPQVEVNLIGDGPRLEEIKHLSKKLEIQDRVNFLGLSSDVSHFLAKASIFVLISHWEGFPRTILEAMRAGLPVVATDVGGVKESVLDGVTGFCIPRQNVLALEEKLMLLVKNPDLRTKMGKAGRERYEKEFTFERMLKKTLSIYKEVLSEKGKQ; from the coding sequence ATGAAATTATTATTTATCGTTACTAGAACTGATACTTTTGGAGGATCACTAATTCATGTACGAGACACAACTTACTACTTAAAAAAACAAGGAGAAGAAGTACAAGTAATAACAGGCAAAAAAGGAATTTATAATCAAGTTTTAGAACAGTATGATATTCCCAATGTTGCCTGCAAAAGTTTAGTACAACCCATTAAACCTTATCAAGACGGAAAAACTCTTGCTGAATTAAAACAACTCATTCAACATTACAATCCTGATCTCGTCAGTACCCATTCTAGTAAGGCAGGAATTTTAGGGCGCATTGCTTGTAAACTCAATAATATCCCTTGTCTTTTTACCGCCCATGGCTGGGCTTTCACAAAAGGGGTTCCTCAACCCAAAAGAAGCATTTACCGTACTTTAGAAGTAATGGCAGCTCCCTTAGCTGATCGTATTATTTGTGTCTCCGAACAAGATCGTCAAATTGGCATTGCTTCAGGGATGAATCCTAAAAAACTGACAACAGTTCATAATGGAATGCCAGACATATCACCTAACTTAAAAGCAGATCCCAGTCAGTCTAATCCTGTATCTATTATTATGGTTGCAAGATTCGACCAGCAAAAAGATCACTCGACCTTACTAAAAGCAATCAAAAACATTCCCCAAGTAGAAGTTAATTTAATTGGTGATGGCCCTCGTTTAGAAGAAATTAAACACCTTAGTAAAAAATTAGAAATTCAGGATCGAGTTAACTTTTTAGGTCTTTCTTCAGACGTATCGCATTTCTTAGCCAAAGCTAGTATTTTCGTTTTAATTTCCCACTGGGAAGGATTTCCCCGAACAATTTTAGAAGCAATGAGAGCTGGTTTACCTGTTGTAGCGACTGACGTAGGAGGCGTTAAAGAATCAGTATTAGATGGTGTGACAGGGTTTTGTATTCCCCGTCAAAATGTTCTAGCTTTAGAAGAAAAACTAATGCTTTTAGTTAAAAATCCCGATCTCAGAACAAAAATGGGAAAAGCAGGGCGAGAACGTTATGAAAAGGAATTTACTTTTGAACGAATGCTAAAAAAAACATTGAGCATTTATAAAGAAGTTTTATCAGAGAAGGGTAAACAATGA